The genomic interval CTGGATGAAGCATCGAACATGAAAGCAGCCATTCAAAGTTTGAAAGGAAGCCAGGGATTCTTGAGGGATTTCAATTTTTGTCTAGTGAAGGGGATAGAAGAGCCATGTATGATAATGACTAATGAAGGTAGTAAAGAAGCCTTCTATTAGTGCTAAGTGTATCATGATCATAAATGAGTGGACAGGCTTGCTTGGTTCAGTAATGCTGACTGGTCTTCTCCATCTTTTATAGGAAGCTGCTGCCTTGGGAAAGAAAGTAATGGTATTAGATTATGTTGTTCCAACACCTCTTGGAACCTCATGGGGTAAGCTTTTGTTGTCTTGGATTTGATGATGTTTGAGTACCAGTGATACATACTGAGATGTTACATATTATGGATTTGTGTTCTTAGGAATTGAGGCCGAATTCCTTTAATTCTGGTACACACATAACAGCAAAGTTGTGTTGCTGGCTTGCCTGCTGTTTTTCTAGATGGTTATTTCTGTTTGGGGCATTGTTCTTTGTCAAATGCTTTTCTAGCTTTGATCACTTTCAAATCATGTCTGGGTAGTGTGTGTGCATGTTCACATTCTTATGTTTGTGGAGTTATTTTGCCTTTTAGTTCTCTTTTGTAAACAACTGGTAGGCTCCTGTTAGAACAGTGACCACATGGCTGTGTATGTCTCACCTTTCCCTAATTAGGGACAGCTGCTGGCTGACCTCATTAGTGATGTTGGCAGCTGAGAATGAGTAAGGAACTTGAGTGAAATTTCTATTGAGTCGAGGAATGAATGTGCTCTTTTAGATAGTCTTTCAAAAACAGGCATATTTCAAATTCCACATAATAGGTGGTACTAAATTGTAGGAACTCTGGGCTTTTTGCCTTGCTTACTTGACAACCTGACTAAAATCTGAAGCCTTGTGAAGTAAGTAACCTGGGTCTATGTTTGACATGCTGTACCTGTAGTTGGGTCAGTGAGTGAAATAACCTCTTAGACCAAATACAAGCTTAGTGTGTTCATTGTACTTTTAAATGTCATTTGCAACAGAAATTTCATGTTACTTGTGTGACTGTAGCAAACTTCACGGAGTGATATGAGTGATTATACAAAGTACACGATAGGAAAAGCATAAATCCTGTTCATGGAAGCAGTAATGTGGTTCTTTCCATCTTAGGACTTGGTGGCACGTGTGTAAATGTAGGTTGCATCCCTAAGAAGCTGATGCATCAAGCAGCACTTCTGGGTCAGGCACTCCAAGATTCAAGGAAGTATGGGTGGCAGTATGAAGAACAAGGTCGGTAAGAACACAGAGAACAGACCAAGACTGTACAGATGAGATGCTGAGCTCAAGACTGTTCTTGTACTTTGGACTTAATAAATTAGATGCAGAGTTCTGTACTTTTCATAGGTGAATCAGAAGGTGTCTTCCTTCTTGAGTCATAGACACCTTTGGGATTGAAAGTTAATTGTGTTTTGTTCCCTATATTATATGAAATAAATTACAGAACTTCTAGAATGGGCTTATTTCAGATAGCAACAAGTCACATAAATATTAACATAGTAGAACAAGACCTTAATATGTATCTTCATTACTGATAATGTTTTCTTAGCATGATGTACAATGAAAAAGTTAAGTTTTTCTGGAGAGGTacattgcatttttatttccttaaataTGAAACTGTCTTGTTTCAGTTAAACACAACTGGGAGATCATGGTAGAAGCAATTCAGAACTACATTGGTTCATTAAACTGGGGCTATCGAGTGTCCTTGAGAGAGAAGTCTGTGACATACCTCAACTCTTATGGAGAATTCGTGGAGCCACACAAAATTAAGGTATGTTCTGCATTTAAAATACTTAGCTGGGAGGGAAAACTCATGCTTTAGAACTGCCTTATAAAATTCAACACCAAAAAGGCTTCATCTTAACATTGCCAAGTTAGGTCAACTGAGGTTAAAAACTCATTTGTGAAGTTACTGATTTAAAGAATTACTTTACTTTAGTACCTGCCACGATGTTTGCAAACCTAGTTATGTAAGAGTGATGTGGATATGTGTAAACCTGTGTCTTGCAAGAACAGAGGAAGGTGGTCTCAGTTTCTACCTTCATGACTGACTTCAGCAGCCTGAgtgaggaggaggggaaagaaaggaaactcTAGCTGTATGATTTTTGCAACTTGGAAAATCTTCATACTGAAGCATAAAAAGTCTTGAAATTAAATTTAGACTAAGCACTTGCGTAAGAGCACGGCTAGAACCTGGTGCTGTATCAGCATACAAATTAAAGTGTCAGTTTTGCAAGACAAAGCTTGTTCTGGCAATCTTGCTGTAAGTGATCATACTGTAGCAAGGTTAACCTAGAAGTGCATGTTGAAGGCAGCTGTTGCATTCAGTGAGTGTAATTGTCTGTTTTCAACATCAAGGCTGAACTACTTGTGTTTTAAACCAAGAGACCAGCACTGAAAGGTAGTAGTAAATTCAATTTACTTTGTGTACCACCTGTTCAAGTGTCCAGGCATGCAGGGCATCCACTTAAGTGTCCTTAGTCAATAAATGAAGTAGAACAGAGAGACTTACAGCAGGaggctggactagatgacctcctgagatcccttccaacctgaattaCCTATTGACTTGATTGGGAGAAAGTTTCCCTTCATTTTTgttgaaaaattaataaaaagcaaGAATGAAGGTCAGATTTTGGGAGAGATCCATTGGCAAGATGAAATTTCCAAAGACAAAGGGTCTCTAGAGGTCAAATTAGTTAGAATTCACTTAAGGTTGGGTCTTAGGCCATCTGAAGTCTCTGAAATTATGTAAtttgttaccttttttttttttttacattagtCTAAGAAGTAATTGATGTTATTCTGTCCCTAGCATTGTGTTGGCCTGTTATTGGGGGAATAAGGGGGTTGTCTTAATTTGTTGTGGCTTTTTAGAGCTCTGAAGTCAAATGGTTAAAAATAATCCAGTCCAAATTAGTAGTTAAAATGGACAGGATCCAAAGAGTAAGTGATTTTAAGTGCTCTAACGTGAGAAAAGCCTGATAGTCTGTTGTTTAAACATGTTGTTCTTCAGTGACCTGTGTGACATCTCTGAATGCATTAATTCTTGTTGAAAAATGCATATTCTTGATTTTTAAGCGTCTCTACCATAATTAAGGAGAGGATTACATAATTTTTCTTACGGCATATGAAAATGTCTCTCTTCACTGTGTCTTCATCAACAGGCAACTAACAGAAAAGGACAAGTAACCTATCACACAGCAGAGACTTTTGTCCTGGCAACAGGAGAAAGGCCAAGATATCTGGGTATCCCTGGAGATAAAGAATTCTGCATTACAAGGTGAGATGAAAAGGCACAATAGACTGAACTTGTCTGCTCTAGTCTTTGCCAAGACAAACAAGCTTGTGTTGGAAGAATCTTGTAACTTAACACTTCTTCTCTTTTCAGTGATGACCTCTTCTCCCTGCCTTACTGCCCTGGCAAGACTCTGGTTGTGGGTGCTTCCTACGTGGCTCTGGAGTGTGCAGGGTTCCTGGCTGGCCTGGGTCTGGATGTCACAGTCATGGTGCGTTCCATTCTTCTGCGGGGCTTTGACCAAGAGATGGCAGAGAAAGTCGGTGCCCACATGGAAACACACGGTGTGAAGTTCATCAGGAAGTTTGTACCTGTTCAGGCAAGTGCTTCCTTCAGCTTTCTTCTCTTAACACAACATTACTTTAAACAGCACATGTAAAATGCAGCTGTTCTCTGGGAAGGCTTTGGCTCTGTGCAGACATAAATGTTTTATGAGACTGAGCTTTTTTTACTGTTGAATGATAAATTAGTAGGTCAAGGCTTGAATGACAATGGAAGTGAGCTCTGCTGCTTCAGGTCATTCTAAGCTTACAAAAATTTGCACAGGTTGAGCAGCTGGAGCAAGGAATGCCAGGAAGACTGAAAGTGACAGCAAAGTCTACTGAGGGACCAGAGATCCTTGAAGAAGAATATAATACTGTAAGCATTTCTGGATTTGAAATAACTGACTATGGATGCAcataaaaagtattaaaatacttGAAGGGAAATCCTGCTTAAAAAGTTGTTCTAGCAAATtactggcagaaaaaaaaaaaggtgaaaattcaATATTTGTCTTTAGTTGAACCCTGTCAGCAATATGGGTGAAACTTTATGTGCCTGGAATTTAGTTTATATAAACAGTGCTGTTGCTtctatttttgctttgtttttctgtttgttgcaTCTCTAAAACAAATTGCACATGGAGGAGACTGAGCTGTTGGTGGCTCTttcaaattttgggaaaaaaaatttggaagTCGTTTTATTCATGTGCTTTAGTGTTTTCAGTGAAAGACCAAGGGAAATCTTGTGATATACTTCTCTTGCATAAAGTTACTGCATTTAactcttggggttttttaggtaTTGTTAGCCATTGGTCGTGATGCATGTACCAGGAATATTGGTTTACAGACAATCGGTGTCAAAATCAATGAGAAGTGAGTATTGCTGAACTCCCTTAAACCACTGAatgcaaggatttttttttaacctctttaAAAATACCTCACGATACTGatgtttttctaattttttttttaattctcactCTAATATATGGCAATTATGTGAACCTTTGAAACCTTTTTTTTGTCCTGGATTTGAATGCAGTTGTCCATTATCTTAATTTCTTTAGTATGTACTTTGTAAAATAACTATTCTGAGTTAATAATACCTGCTAGTTGGTCATTGTGCTTAAAGCACAGAGCTGTATAATCATCAGGTGAAAGATTGTGAGTCCAAAGATGTTGGATAGCTTGACTGTCATCAGCCAGGCATTGTTGTTCATGTCAGAACTGGCCCACTGAGTACAGACTTCAGCTCTTTGTCAGAGTTGGAGCTGATTGATGCTCTGAAGAGTTTGCAGTTGAAGTAAAAAGGCGTAAGTATATTTAATGAAATGAGCTCAGTAGTTAGAATAGAGCTTCTCCcctctgctttttgcagagatCTGAGGAAAGTTGTGATGCTGAATTCTGTGgtcttctgtttgttttaaaggaatgggaaagtccctgtaaATGATGAAGAACAAACCAATGTGCCTTACGTTTATGCTATTGGGGATATCTTGGATGGAAAGCTTGAACTTACTCCAGTTGCCATTCAGGCAGGGAAACTGCTGGCCCAAAGGCTCTATGGGGGTAGTTCCAGAAAGGTAAAGCTATAAGCATGCAACTTCAACTTGTTTCTAAGCTTTTTGCCTCAAAACTGCAGTAACATGAGTTAATTTATCCACTTGTCTGTGGGCTCTGCAAGTGttttgtaaaaaagaaaaaaagtgctaATATAACTTTTTCTGTTATGTACTATATAGAACTTACATAGtctaaatatgattttttttgttatttttagtgTGACTATATCAATGTACCAACAACAGTGTTTACCCCTTTAGAGTATGGCAGCTGTGGGTTTCCTGAAGAAAGAGCCATAGATGAATATGGAAAGCAAAACTTGGAGGTAAGAACACCCAAGAGTCAATTAATTTGTAGCTTGAGGGTGTTTTTCTTGGGCCTTGCTGCTTTATATTCAAGGCATAGTGTTAACAAGATTAGAATTTAGATGGGTAGAGCTGTTGTGGCTGTGTTTTCATCTGGCCAGCAAGGTACTGCACTCACAGAAACCCAGGACTGGACTTAATGCCGTTACAATTATGCATAACTATTTGCAGGTGGCTGAGAAGGAAGCATTTGACTTCAGGAGGCCAGACTTGGGTTGCAGAACTGTAGGGATGGTTTTTGTTGTCATGAATTAAAGGCTTCTTGCTGAAGTGTACCGAACTCCTGGGATGAACTGTTTCCTGCTGGTTCACTGTACTTGAATAGTGAATTGATTTTTTGCTGATCTTCCCATATGTCTATAGGAATATTGGGCATAACTTGCCCATTTTATGGTAGTTTCTGGCTCCTGCACATCTCTGAGGAGTTACATTAAAGCTGCTTGCATGCCTTGTGCTGAATTCCTTACATCTTTTAAAATCACTTGACATTATTGAGCATCTGCTGTTAACTGTTTTGCATAATAGGTTTAAACTTACAGTAACTGGATATTAATTTTGCACTTCTCTTTCTCAAAGTTCGATTTGCAACCACTGTATATTGTAGCTGTTGCTGTTTTTATCAAGCATTTAAATCAGAACTACATGGTTTGAGTCAAGTCTTCCTCTGCTGACTTTTGGAGGATGGACTCTCTGGGCTAAGTGGAACAAAAATTACTCTTGTCTAGCTTCTTATAAACAAGAATATAGTGGGTTAAATGTCAAACCACCTATTTGTAAAGATATTAAAAAGTAGAAATATGCCTGGCTGAATTAATTAATGAAACTCTAATGCTCTTTTTCGTTTTCTCACAGGTTTATCACAGTTTGTTTTGGCCACTTGAATGGACAGTGCCAGGCAGAGATAACAATACCTGTTATGCAAAGATTATCTGCAATAAACAGGACAATGTAAGTAGCAAGCTGGAATGGATATGCTGAGGGTATTCTTGAAATGGAAAGAACTGCAGAGCTACTTTATTTGGAGTCATTTTTTCTTAAAGACTCTGCTGTTGACCTGCTTGCATAACATTTTTAGTGTAGTGGGAGTTACACACTAGAGCTTTTGTCAAACCTTTCCTGGTACCGACTTGTGTTTTTCTCTCATCTGTTCTGCAGAATCGTGTGATAGGACTGCATATTCTTGGGCCTAATGCTGGTGAAGTTACCCAAGGTTTTGCTGCTGCAATCAAATGTGGTCTCACCAAAGAACTACTTGATGAAACAATTGGTATCCATCCTACTTGTGCAGAGGTAAGAGGTGGGGAAGGCACTGCCCGATTGAAAACCTGCTCTTGAAGGCGGTTTTACCAAGAGGAGATCAGTAGCCAtgtggatgatgatgatgcaggcAATGGTAAATAAGCTCTTCTTTTGGTCTCTTACAGGTGTTCACTACAATGGATATTACCAAATCTTCTGGACAGGACATCACTCAGAAGGGCTGCTGAGGTTAAACCTGCTGTTTTACATGTTTCCATGTTGTGCACTCTTGGTCCTGTGGAAGCTCTAATACATCCAACTGCTTTGCAGCAAAGTAAAACGTTTGCATCAGTACCACTGtatgtgctgcagctgggagtgGTGCCTTCAAGAGGCTTCCTCAGTGTGAGTTGTGTTGCACATGGGAACAGTAATGCAGCAGGGAAATCTCGGACTGTAAATCCCGACTTTGCTTGGAATCAGCACTGCGGTGCTTTTTTGACGTTGCAGCTCAGAACCTTCTCGTGAGGTGAGCTACGACTGATGGCTGCCAGGCAAGGCTGGGAGCTTCTTGTCTAGTCAGATGACTGAACTCCTCCTGAAGGAAATTCTTAAATTGCACAAATTAAAGCTAATGCTTCTAGTTCCAGTGTCTTGTACAAATGCTTGAAATAGAAGACAAATATATAATTGAGTGATTCTTGCCAACAGTTTACATTTGACTGATTTATCTTTTTGATGCATTTTGTTACACTTAATTGTATGCTCAGTTGAGGCAAGATGGCATAAATAGGATGCAGTGTTGAGTGGTGCAGTTCAAGCACTAGTCTCCCATCCCAAGAAGTCTAAAACTTCAGTGTAACCTAAGACACCACTGTTGTTCACATTCACAGTTGTTTGACCTCAGGTGACATCatacctttaaaataaaaatttgagtTGTAGGTGTCTTGTGTATCAAGGCTGAAGAGCGTTAAGTGCAAGACCATGTCAGTTTGCTTAAATCTGGTTTCAGCTCTGTAATTTAAAACCTCACAGAACCCAGAATTATGTCTGTGCTGTTATGTGGAATGCTGAAGTCTTGGAGAAGCAGACTCTGTCCCACTAACACAGTAGGTGCCTGCCCATGGAGGTGGAAGGTGTTatacagagctgctctgaatcATGTGGCAGCCCAGAGCAATGACCTGCTGTGCTTTGTGTAGTGTTGTGTACTGTCAGTAGTTTGAAGCTCTCCTCCACCCCTAGCATTCTGTCCTGGAGGAATTGTGCTTGAGTCTGGCTCTTAGTTTTGTCCAAAGAGCTGTTTTGAAAGACTGTTCTGAACATTGTACAATAGTAACCAGTTTTTAACTATTTAATCTGTGACGTACCATGGAATTTGAAGTTCAATAAACAATGCATACAACACTCTCTGGTGTCTGACCTCGTGGTTTATGTTGCCTGAGATTTTATTGGGCTTTAATTACATTGTTTATCCCATGCAGTACTAAAACCTCTATGGACTTGTGCATGTTGTAATCTTTTAAATGGAGAAACAAGTTGTCTTGTCGTGCCTGGGGGCTTGCTCAAGAAGTTAAACATGCTTCTGTTTGGGTATGCAGAATTGAACTTAGGTGAgttcaaactgaaagaacaGTTTTACACCATTTCTGTATATTCCAGAAGATTTGGAATACCTTAAGGTTGCATTGTTTAATTGCAACACTGCAAAGATGCTCAGTAGAATCTAGTTAGTGTGTTAGCAGCAAATCTTACTGGTGTTCAAGTTTGATAACTCTTGgagactttggggtttttttcagtagcCCAGTAGCACTGCAAAATACTTTCACTTGGCAGTGGAGATGCTTCctgagctgcaggtgctgctttgctgcagagctctgtggagttACTTCTTCTGGTCCCatagaaacaacaacaaactgaCTGGGAACAGCAAAGTTAACCTGGTGTAGCCCTGTTGGAGAGGAAGTGAAGGAGGAAGCTGAGTCAATGAGTGCTAATTCCTGAATTTGCTATTAGTAAGCACTAATTGAGTTTTATTTCAAGTTGAGATTTGATGTGCAGGTTCATGTTAATTGATCAATAATTACCACTTGCGTATCTGTAACAGTGTCCTAATTGCAGATGTTCCTTAAGTCAAGCTTGCCCCAGCTGTCAGCTCTAGGTGATACATAGAGCTGGTGGCACCGAGAACTTTTGCACAGTTAAAAGTCTCCAGTTAAAATACACAGTAGGTAGCTAAGAGCTGGAGGAAGTGAATGTATCACTTGTGTTTTAGTAGGCTCACGTGAAATAAAATGTGCTGTGACTGCAAGACATAGATCAAAGCCAAAATTTTGAGCTGGACAGTAGGTGTTAGAGAAGGTGGTAAAACCTGAGAAGTGGAACCTGTAACAACCAGATAAATACCCTGAGTTTGGGTAGTAAGGACACTCCAGCAGTGGCGTTAAAGGTAAATTGGTGTTTACATTTCTGTTGTCATAAATGTTGTTCAATAaattctgcagagctgttttgtGTTCTTAAAACACTGGTATTTTATTCATGCTCTAATACCAGGAACCTTTTATAAGCTGTAGTTGAAAATGCTCAAATGTGACTGAATCTGTGCTTAGCTACTTGTCTAGATCACTGATAATTATGGCACTCTGTATCTGGTCTGGAGTTCTTGAAACACTGGATGAACAGCAAAGCTGTGTAGTTTTTTTAACTTATTGGTGAAATGtatccatttcaggtccagaaGTGGTTATGATTATAGTTATTGTAAACATGGAAGACACTTAATCATCAAATTAGTAGATGGCTTTCCACATAGCATAAGTTTTAATTATATCTTGAGCACTGTAATTTGTCTTGAGTAATGCAAGCAGCTGAAGTTGGCCTGTGCAAGAGCTGTGGGGGCAAGTCAGAAACAAAAGGGGATCTGAATAATCTGTAATAAGCCTTGAAATGCGAGAATTACACACAAAAGATTTTTCCTGGGTAACTGAACTGTTTAAAGCTGATTCTCACAATTCCCCTTGGAGCTGCTTTTGACAAAGACTCAAAGTGTTTACCTTTTCTCAGCACATCTCATAGTGgaagaaaattgaaaaatagGGTTGGTTTATTTCCTTAGCTCTAAACTGGAGTTAAAAGTACATGTTTAAATCCTGTGCTTGTCAAGCCTTCCCTGAATATTGGCAAGGGAAAAATTCCTGGATGTGCCTTAGAAGAGTTGGGAACaacagaggaaggaaggatCAAGCATTTTAACTAAAAATAGTAATGGATCTATTGAATGTCATGTGCTTTGTGGTGCTTGCTCTGCAAGGGGAAGCTGTAAAATTATCTGCAGCAGATGAATCTGgatagggaagaaaaaagtgacTCTTACCTAGAGGTTCAGGTAGAGATAGCCAAGTTTGAAGGTTTTTTGACCTATAGTATTTTTTTACTAGCttttcttgaaataattttctgctcTTGCAATGTGTACAGTCCAAACGTTATAGCGGTGAAAATCTAAAAACTTCTAGTTTCTACATAATGAAAgttgtcttaaaaaaaagactttttggAAGATTTCATTTGTAAGATTTGCAACCATTTAGCAGCTTTGTGGTTTTGACCACTGAGAGGGCAGAAGTGTTATTTCTTTAGTTAACTTGGTTAAAAACTACTACTGCACTCTTTTCTGAAATACAAGAGTTGGGGGTTGTATGTACCACGGCCGGTGAGGAATTTGGTTTGTCTCCCTTTCCCACTACACCCTGCCCAGTTTCCTGCTGGGATGGATTTGCTCTGGTGGTGTCTGCCAGCTGCAGGTGCACCTAAGCTGTAAGGAGTGGACTGAGACCTCAGTGAACCCGGGAGCCTGGACAAGAAACTCCCTTTAAGCAGCACTTGCTCCGTGGTTActgtttgcttttcacagaggcTGATGGTTGTGGGTAGATGCTGGCAGGGCTCACCCCCACTTTGTCTTGTAAAAATGTGACTCTTGGAAACCTGGCACTGACTTCTTTATGTAACCTTCCCTTGGACGTGCTCTGACTTGGGGCTTGCATGGTGTGTGGGCGAAGGCAatttgga from Aphelocoma coerulescens isolate FSJ_1873_10779 chromosome 12, UR_Acoe_1.0, whole genome shotgun sequence carries:
- the TXNRD3 gene encoding thioredoxin reductase 3, with amino-acid sequence MAPPPGQTRLPDWDGLKLRVRTLIASHRVMIFSKSYCPYCNKVKELFRSMHVEYYALELDVTDDGASIQQVLAELTNQRTVPNVFVNGTHVGGCDATYQAYQDGSLQKLLGDNQITEPYEYDLIIIGGGSGGLACSKEAAALGKKVMVLDYVVPTPLGTSWGLGGTCVNVGCIPKKLMHQAALLGQALQDSRKYGWQYEEQVKHNWEIMVEAIQNYIGSLNWGYRVSLREKSVTYLNSYGEFVEPHKIKATNRKGQVTYHTAETFVLATGERPRYLGIPGDKEFCITSDDLFSLPYCPGKTLVVGASYVALECAGFLAGLGLDVTVMVRSILLRGFDQEMAEKVGAHMETHGVKFIRKFVPVQVEQLEQGMPGRLKVTAKSTEGPEILEEEYNTVLLAIGRDACTRNIGLQTIGVKINEKNGKVPVNDEEQTNVPYVYAIGDILDGKLELTPVAIQAGKLLAQRLYGGSSRKCDYINVPTTVFTPLEYGSCGFPEERAIDEYGKQNLEVYHSLFWPLEWTVPGRDNNTCYAKIICNKQDNNRVIGLHILGPNAGEVTQGFAAAIKCGLTKELLDETIGIHPTCAEVFTTMDITKSSGQDITQKGC